A DNA window from Helianthus annuus cultivar XRQ/B chromosome 15, HanXRQr2.0-SUNRISE, whole genome shotgun sequence contains the following coding sequences:
- the LOC118487421 gene encoding uncharacterized protein LOC118487421 — MEKVLKHYGVTHRLSTAYHPQTSGQVENSNRGIKRILEKTVGNSRIDWSDKLDDALWAFRAAYWTPIGTTPFRLIYGKTCHLPVELEHRAYWALRAVNLGLPAAGKKRFLEIHELEELRDEAYEKSWAYKERTKELHDKHLKQVKEFKCGEKVFPYGTIEVENEDGKRFKVNGHHLKHFIEGPAEEREEEVLDVPLRTYVTPKSALKRKGVKYTHSGCVSSNRERDGSGESAKSACMREQKFIILP; from the exons ATGGAGAAAGTCTTGAAGCACTATGGGGTCACCCATCGGCTTTcaacggcttatcaccctcagactaGTGGGCAGGTGGAGAATTCGAACCGAGGAATTAAGAGAATCTTGGAGAAGACTGTCGGAAATAGTCGTATCGACTGGTCCGACAAGTTAGATGATGCGCTGTGGGCTTTTCGGGCTGCCTATTGGACACCcattgggactactccctttaggttAATTTATGGGAAAACGTGCCATCTACCGGTCGAGCTAGAGCATAGGGCCTATTGGGCGTTGAGGGCAGTCAATCTTGGCTTGCCAGCTGCAGGGAAGAAGCGGTTTCTTGAGATTCATGAGTTAGAGGAGTTACGTGATGAGGCGTACGAGAAATCGTGGGCGTACAAGGAGCGCACCAAGGAGCTACACGATAAACACTTGAAGCAGGTGAAagagttcaagtgtggggagaag GTTTTCCCATACGGAACGATAGAGGTTGAGAATGAGGACGGTAAGAGGTTTAAGGTTAATGGTCATCACTTAAAGCATTTCATCGAGGGACCGGCTGAGGAGAGGGAGGAGGAGGTACTGGACGTCCCGCTG agaacgtatgtaacacccaaaagtgcgttaaagcGAAAAGGGGTCAAGTACACTCACAGTGGGTGCGTAAGCAGTAACCGTGAGCGGGATGGGAGTGGAGAGAGTGCCAAATCAGCCTGCATGCGGGAACAGAAGTTCATCATTCTTCCATAG